Part of the Georgenia sp. TF02-10 genome, ACCACGAGCGCGCCGCGCGGCGCCAGCCGGGCCACGATGGCGTCGGCGACCTGGGCGGTGAGCCGCTCCTGGACCTGGGGCCGGCGGGCGTAGCCCTCGACCAGGCGGGCGAGCTTGCTCAGCCCGGTGACCCGCCCGTCGGCGGCCGGGATGTACCCCACGTGCGCCACGCCGTGGAACGGCAGCAGGTGGTGCTCGCAGACGGAGTACACCGGGATGTCCTTGACGATGACCATCTCCTCGTGGCCGATGTCGAACACGGCCTCGAGGTGGTCGGCGGGGTCCTCGGCCAGCCCGGCGAACATCTCCGCGTAGGCGCGGGCGACGCGCTCCGGGGTGCCGACCAGGCCGTCCCGGTCCGGGTCCTCGCCGACGGCGCGGAGCAGGTCCCGCACCGCGCGGCGCACGCCGTCGGCGTCGTAGGGCCGGGCCTGCCGGCCGTCGCCGTCGTGCAGCGGGGCGGAGTCGGTGGCCAGCCCGGCCCGGGCGGCGCCGGCCGCGGCGTCGTCGGCCATCGCAGCCCCGCTGCCGGCCGCCACGCCGTTCCGGCTGGTCGGGGCGCCGTCGGCCATCACAAGCCCTCGGCCGGGCCGCCGACCCGGCCGCCGCCGGGGACCTGGCCGATGCCGTCGAGCGGGGTCTCCCCCGCGGCGGCGGCCTGGTCCTCGGGCCGCATCTGCTCCCCGCGGGCCCGCTCGGCGGCGGTGAGCACCGGCGGCAGGTCGCTGACCGGACGGCCGTCGGAGGAGAGCCAGACCGGCCGGGGCGGGCGCTTGCCGACCGGCGCGAAGACCTCGCGCAGCTCGGCCTCGTTCAGGGTCTCCTGCTCCAGCAGCCGCAGCACCAGGTGGTCCAGGACGTGGCGGTACTGGGTGAGGATCTCCCAGGCCTCGTCGTGCGCGCTCTCGATCAGCCGGCGGGTCTCCTCGTCGACGATCCGGGCGACGTCGTCGGAGTAGTCCCGCTCGTGGCCGAAGTCCCGGCCCAGGAACGGCTCGCCCTGGCTCTGGCCGAGCTTGATCGCGCCCACCCGGTCGCTCATGCCGTACTCGGTGACCATCTTGCGGGCGATGGCGGTGGCCTTCTCGATGTCGTTCGCCGCGCCGGTGGTCGGGTCGTGGAAGACGATCTCCTCGGCGACCCGCCCGCCCATGGCGTAGGCGAGCTGGTCGAGCAGCTCGTTGCGGGAGGTGGAGTACTTGTCCTCGGTGGGCATCACCATGGTGTAGCCCAGCGCCCGCCCGCGGGGCAGGATCGTCACCTTGGTCACCGGGTCGGTGTAGCGCAGGGCGGCCGCGGCCAGGGCGTGCCCGCCCTCGTGGTAGGCGGTGACCTTCTGCTCCTTCTCGTTCATCACCCGGGTGCGCTTCTGCGGGCCGGCGACGACGCGGTCGATCGCCTCGTCCAGCGCGCGGTCGTCGATGAGCTGGGCGTCGGAGCGGGCGGTGAGCAGGGCCGCCTCGTTCAGCACGTTGGCCAGGTCCGCGCCGGTGAAGCCGGGGGTGCGCTTGGCGACCATGTCCAGGTCCACGCCGGGCGCCATCGGCTTGCCGCGGGCGTGCACGCGCAGGATCGCGGCCCGGCCGTGCAGGTCCGGGGCCTCGACGGCGACCTGCCGGTCGAAGCGGCCCGGCCGCAGCAGCGCCGGGTCCAGGACGTCGGGGCGGTTGGTGGCGGCGATGAGGATGACGTTGGTCTTGACGTCGAAGCCGTCCATCTCCACCAGGAGCTGGTTGAGGGTCTGCTCGCGCTCGTCGTGCCCGCCGCCCATGCCGGCGCCGCGGTGCCGGCCGACGGCGTCGATCTCGTCGACGAAGATGATGGCCGGGGCGTTGGCCTTGGCCTGCTCGAACAGGTCCCGGACGCGGGAGGCGCCGACGCCGACGAACATCTCCACGAACTCCGAGCCGGAGATGGAGAAGAACGGCACGCCTGCCTCGCCGGCGACGGCCCGGGCGATGAGGGTCTTGCCGGTCCCGGGCGGGCCGTAGAGCAGCACGCCCTTGGGGATCTTCGCCCCCACGGCCTGGAACTTCTCCGGCTCGCCGAGGAACTCCTTGATCTCCTGCAGCTCCTCGACCGCCTCGTCCTCGCCGGCGACGTCGGCGAAGGTGACCTGGGGGGTCTCCTTGGAGACGAGCCTGGCCTTGGACTTGCCGAACTTCATCATCCCGCCGGCGCCGCCCTGGGCCCGGGACAGGAACCACCAGAAGACGACGAAGATGATGACCATCGGGAGCACGAACAGCAGCAGCGAGCTCAGCCAGGACTGCTGCGGCACGACGGAGTTGTACCCCTGGTCGGGGTCGGCGGCGCGGACGGCGTCGACCACCTCCGGGCCCTGCGGGGCCACGTAGAAGAACTCCACCGAGGTGCCGTTGTCGACCTCCCCGCCCTCGCCGTCGTCGGTGGTGTAGGGCTCGCTGAGGGTCATCCGCACCCGCTGGGCGCCCTCGGTGATCTCGACCTGCTCGACGGTGTCCCCGGCGAGCAGCTCCAGGCCCTGGGAGGTGTCGATGCGCTTGGTGCCGGACTGCCCGAGGAGGGACCAGCCCAGGGAGACCAGCAGGAGGACGAGGAGGATCCAGACAAGCGGTCCCCGGAAAATGCTCTTGGCGTTCATCGACTGTGGGCTCCTCGCCCGGTCCCTCCTGCTCGCACGGCTGCCCCGACGGTAGCCGACGTCGCTCGGGCGACGCGGCGCCGACCCCCGCTGTTCGCGCAGGGCGTGGGCCTCGGCGGTGGGCCCCGCGGGTGCGCCCGCAGGCGCGCCCCTGGCGCCGGACGGCCGCCGGTACGTCAGGTCAACGGGGCGGGGCCGTGCCCTGTTCCCGCGGGATTCCCGACGGCGGCCGTGGACTTCCGCGGGAACGCCCGGCGGCGCGACGGCGACGGCGAGGGGGCGGTCGCCGTCGTCCGCCCGGGCACCCCGTGCGAGCCGCCGGCACCGAGACCGGCCGCCATCG contains:
- the folE gene encoding GTP cyclohydrolase I FolE; its protein translation is MADDAAAGAARAGLATDSAPLHDGDGRQARPYDADGVRRAVRDLLRAVGEDPDRDGLVGTPERVARAYAEMFAGLAEDPADHLEAVFDIGHEEMVIVKDIPVYSVCEHHLLPFHGVAHVGYIPAADGRVTGLSKLARLVEGYARRPQVQERLTAQVADAIVARLAPRGALVVVEAEHLCMSMRGVHKPGARTITSAVRGQMRNAATRAEAMSLMVRG
- the ftsH gene encoding ATP-dependent zinc metalloprotease FtsH, coding for MNAKSIFRGPLVWILLVLLLVSLGWSLLGQSGTKRIDTSQGLELLAGDTVEQVEITEGAQRVRMTLSEPYTTDDGEGGEVDNGTSVEFFYVAPQGPEVVDAVRAADPDQGYNSVVPQQSWLSSLLLFVLPMVIIFVVFWWFLSRAQGGAGGMMKFGKSKARLVSKETPQVTFADVAGEDEAVEELQEIKEFLGEPEKFQAVGAKIPKGVLLYGPPGTGKTLIARAVAGEAGVPFFSISGSEFVEMFVGVGASRVRDLFEQAKANAPAIIFVDEIDAVGRHRGAGMGGGHDEREQTLNQLLVEMDGFDVKTNVILIAATNRPDVLDPALLRPGRFDRQVAVEAPDLHGRAAILRVHARGKPMAPGVDLDMVAKRTPGFTGADLANVLNEAALLTARSDAQLIDDRALDEAIDRVVAGPQKRTRVMNEKEQKVTAYHEGGHALAAAALRYTDPVTKVTILPRGRALGYTMVMPTEDKYSTSRNELLDQLAYAMGGRVAEEIVFHDPTTGAANDIEKATAIARKMVTEYGMSDRVGAIKLGQSQGEPFLGRDFGHERDYSDDVARIVDEETRRLIESAHDEAWEILTQYRHVLDHLVLRLLEQETLNEAELREVFAPVGKRPPRPVWLSSDGRPVSDLPPVLTAAERARGEQMRPEDQAAAAGETPLDGIGQVPGGGRVGGPAEGL